The following coding sequences are from one Microbacterium sp. SORGH_AS_0969 window:
- a CDS encoding glycosyltransferase family 1 protein, giving the protein MPSESPLVVNGRFLTHVPTGVQRYAREVVRELGHLVPLVVLAPPGALIDADLGVEVRQVGGRGGHPWEQFDLPRHLRRSGSPLLLSLANTGPARYRPQIVTHHDIAWLRHPESFARSFRTLYGIVIPRLLAQSERVITVSDFSARELAGGLRIDPAKIRVVPAAVSEDFDPTGPRHDEGEPYLLAVSSPNRHKNFDALVDAFVGARLSHIRRLLIVGRQARAFRAGETVVHERVRFVGRVDDQHLQELYRGAVGFAFPSLYEGFGLPPLEAQRLGTPVLAARAASMPEVLGDGAVWVDPHDVDDIRRGIERLDGDPELRAELVRAGWANEKRFSWTASAQSVARIVDEVRRGETAR; this is encoded by the coding sequence ATGCCATCCGAATCGCCGCTCGTGGTCAACGGGCGCTTCCTCACCCATGTCCCCACGGGTGTGCAGCGGTACGCCAGAGAGGTCGTGCGCGAACTCGGTCACCTCGTGCCCCTCGTCGTCCTCGCTCCGCCCGGCGCGCTGATCGACGCGGATCTGGGAGTCGAGGTCCGGCAGGTCGGCGGCCGCGGGGGACATCCGTGGGAGCAGTTCGACCTCCCGCGTCATCTCCGCAGGTCGGGGTCACCCCTCCTGCTCAGTCTCGCCAACACGGGGCCGGCGAGATACCGCCCGCAGATCGTCACGCACCACGACATCGCCTGGTTACGGCATCCCGAGAGCTTCGCCCGCTCCTTCCGGACGCTCTACGGCATCGTCATCCCTCGCTTGCTCGCGCAAAGCGAGCGAGTGATCACCGTCAGCGACTTCTCCGCCCGCGAGCTCGCCGGAGGCCTGCGGATCGACCCCGCGAAGATCCGGGTCGTTCCCGCAGCCGTGTCGGAGGATTTCGATCCGACGGGACCCCGACACGACGAGGGAGAGCCCTACCTCCTGGCGGTGTCCTCACCCAATCGTCACAAGAACTTCGACGCTCTCGTCGACGCCTTCGTGGGAGCGCGTCTCTCGCACATCCGACGCCTGCTGATCGTGGGCCGTCAGGCGCGGGCGTTCCGCGCCGGCGAGACCGTCGTGCACGAACGCGTCCGTTTCGTCGGGCGCGTCGACGACCAGCACCTGCAAGAGCTGTACCGGGGCGCGGTCGGCTTCGCGTTCCCCTCCCTCTATGAGGGGTTCGGGCTCCCCCCGCTCGAGGCGCAGAGACTGGGCACACCGGTACTCGCTGCTCGCGCGGCCTCGATGCCCGAGGTCCTCGGCGACGGTGCGGTCTGGGTGGATCCCCACGACGTCGACGACATCCGCCGGGGCATCGAACGCCTCGACGGCGACCCCGAGCTCCGCGCCGAGCTGGTGCGTGCCGGATGGGCGAACGAGAAGCGGTTCTCGTGGACCGCATCGGCGCAGTCCGTCGCTCGCATCGTCGACGAGGTGCGACGAGGGGAGACGGCCCGATGA
- a CDS encoding O-antigen ligase yields MTPSLSLTLVVCLCTLWATLRAEPRAAAGRAVSGTLVLATLVPVTSILDDLAVFATLSTIVIACVIALVRHPASAPRVSPWGSILFAFFLAWLIARIVGEFTPRATLLQVGMLVSVAALAMVVPRLTTHDLPVIANVFLVLVLVHSAYAVLEQTGTVGAFWELREKSLETIDDRQNVLAGWLTGRSQSTFGHPIPFAVFACVALLVLLHTALQTRRWRDSGGILVCVAALILSGTRSAIVALLAALAAYMLANVRWRRLLPLLALSGVLAIAALVVDLPRLLALDERFESSVSFIHRNLVLNSWNALWARDDATRWFGSGAGATQELFRSGVVRGASSLVFFDNAYISLFALSGLVAVILFCAVLGWSLRGGALAIAVATFIAVMGGSFDEQVWHLPLVLLAFGSLLPRPFGTIRRSRPRDVQSDDTDRLAATTEIA; encoded by the coding sequence ATGACGCCGTCCCTCTCGCTCACCCTCGTCGTCTGCCTCTGCACGCTGTGGGCGACTCTTCGCGCCGAGCCCCGAGCCGCCGCGGGCCGAGCGGTCAGTGGCACCCTCGTGCTGGCCACGCTCGTGCCGGTCACGTCGATCCTCGATGACCTCGCGGTGTTCGCGACGCTGAGCACGATCGTCATCGCGTGCGTGATCGCGCTCGTACGTCATCCCGCCTCCGCACCACGCGTCTCCCCGTGGGGCTCGATCCTGTTCGCATTCTTCCTCGCCTGGCTCATCGCGCGGATCGTCGGGGAGTTCACCCCGCGCGCCACCCTCCTGCAGGTCGGGATGCTGGTGTCGGTCGCTGCTCTCGCCATGGTGGTCCCTCGATTGACGACCCATGACCTGCCGGTGATCGCGAACGTCTTCCTCGTCCTGGTCCTCGTTCACTCCGCGTACGCAGTCCTCGAGCAGACCGGCACCGTCGGGGCCTTCTGGGAGCTCCGTGAGAAGTCCCTCGAGACGATCGACGACCGCCAGAACGTCCTGGCCGGCTGGCTCACCGGCCGGTCCCAGAGCACCTTCGGACACCCGATCCCGTTCGCCGTCTTCGCGTGCGTCGCCCTCCTCGTGCTTCTGCACACCGCCCTGCAGACGCGGCGCTGGCGTGACAGCGGGGGAATCCTCGTGTGCGTCGCCGCGCTGATCCTCTCCGGCACACGCAGCGCGATCGTCGCCCTCCTCGCCGCCCTCGCCGCGTACATGCTGGCGAATGTGCGCTGGCGTCGGCTGCTGCCGCTCCTCGCGCTGTCGGGGGTGCTGGCGATCGCGGCACTCGTGGTCGATCTCCCCCGGTTGCTGGCCCTCGACGAGCGCTTCGAGAGCTCCGTCTCCTTCATCCACCGCAATCTCGTGCTCAATTCGTGGAACGCGCTGTGGGCGCGCGACGATGCGACCCGTTGGTTCGGCTCCGGTGCCGGTGCCACGCAGGAGCTCTTCCGATCCGGCGTGGTCAGGGGCGCGAGCTCTCTGGTGTTCTTCGACAACGCGTACATCTCGCTCTTCGCGCTGTCAGGCCTTGTCGCGGTGATCCTGTTCTGCGCGGTCCTCGGCTGGTCGCTGCGCGGAGGAGCCCTCGCCATCGCCGTGGCGACCTTCATCGCGGTGATGGGCGGTTCGTTCGACGAGCAGGTGTGGCACCTCCCCCTCGTCCTGCTCGCGTTCGGCAGTCTTCTTCCCCGACCGTTCGGAACGATCAGACGGTCTCGACCCCGCGACGTTCAGTCCGATGACACCGACCGTCTCGCAGCCACGACGGAGATCGCGTAA
- a CDS encoding glycosyltransferase family 1 protein, with protein sequence MAHIVLDARGYFSTTGRYIRKLVDGLARRDDDSNRYTLILPADRLDEWSAPSARFSAVGTQVRFFSLAEQTSLAREIRALQPDLVHFCLQQQPVLLGIPRVTTFHDMTLLKIRNAKKNAAISLVRRVAGALIFAIAAHRGRANLVVSRYSGEDLRRFTGVRRDRIVLTYPAADHIEETPEPVELPFERFVLFVGNQVPYKNLERLFDAVERLREERPGLGLVVAGRIDDDGERILGRRPELAERAHFAGYVSEGQLRWLYEHASVFAFPSFFEGFGLPGLEAMRHGCPVASSSATCLPEVYGDAAVYFDPTDADAMADTLRRVIDDPVQRAALIERGHRRADGYSWRRMTDETLGVYRRALEGTRRRQRPVAADSGVAPGRG encoded by the coding sequence ATGGCACACATCGTTCTGGACGCGCGCGGCTACTTCAGCACCACGGGCCGATACATCCGCAAGCTCGTGGACGGTCTGGCGCGACGGGACGACGACTCGAACCGGTACACCCTCATCCTTCCCGCCGACAGACTGGACGAGTGGTCGGCACCGTCCGCGCGTTTCTCGGCCGTCGGAACGCAGGTGCGGTTCTTCTCCCTCGCGGAACAGACCTCGCTCGCGCGAGAGATCAGAGCGCTACAGCCCGACTTGGTGCATTTCTGTCTCCAGCAGCAACCGGTGCTGCTCGGCATCCCTCGCGTGACGACCTTCCACGACATGACGCTGCTGAAGATCCGAAACGCGAAGAAGAACGCGGCCATCTCGCTGGTCCGGCGCGTCGCCGGAGCGCTGATCTTCGCGATCGCCGCGCACCGGGGAAGGGCGAATCTCGTCGTCAGCCGGTACAGCGGCGAGGACCTGCGGCGATTCACCGGGGTGCGCCGTGATCGCATCGTGCTGACCTACCCGGCCGCCGACCACATCGAGGAGACGCCGGAGCCCGTCGAGCTCCCCTTCGAGCGCTTCGTGCTCTTCGTCGGCAATCAGGTGCCGTACAAGAACCTCGAGCGGCTGTTCGACGCGGTGGAGAGACTCCGCGAAGAACGCCCCGGCCTCGGACTCGTCGTCGCGGGCCGCATCGACGACGACGGCGAACGCATCCTCGGTCGTCGGCCCGAGCTCGCCGAGCGAGCCCACTTCGCCGGTTACGTCTCGGAGGGCCAGCTGCGATGGCTCTACGAACACGCGAGCGTCTTCGCGTTTCCGTCGTTCTTCGAGGGCTTCGGGCTGCCGGGACTGGAAGCGATGCGGCACGGGTGCCCCGTCGCCAGCAGCTCGGCCACGTGTCTGCCGGAGGTCTACGGTGACGCCGCGGTCTACTTCGACCCGACGGACGCCGACGCGATGGCTGACACTCTGCGCCGCGTGATCGATGACCCCGTCCAGCGTGCCGCGCTGATCGAACGCGGACACCGTCGCGCCGACGGCTACTCGTGGCGGCGGATGACGGACGAGACCCTCGGCGTGTACCGGCGAGCGCTCGAAGGGACTCGACGTCGTCAGCGCCCCGTCGCCGCGGACTCGGGTGTCGCGCCCGGCAGGGGATAG
- a CDS encoding glycosyltransferase family 2 protein, giving the protein MIATRALYNGRMHTYRPRPHERVTVVTVTYADRWDTGLSATVASVLADPRADLVVVCNGAGESTRRRLRARAAEDAGRVEMIEFPSNRGSAPAFAAGLSAAYRRGTAVLLLDDDNPLPRGALARLDAVASATARGSRVCALACLRAVNPVHVDLRDGVPSDDLFAELRPGAFLTTDLFRDRRRARAKNDPITTVETVDGPHRVVPLPNAMWGGLFLPAPVAALGLLPPADLVLYGDDNAFSALMRAAGIPILLCLDIEITDTVDWHRSSQPVRGAMRVPRVLHTAPEHLWRIRYQNRNAAYLSVSQARSARARARLAANVVARTGMLFAAALIARRLPAFFAVAGAYAEGLRGRLGPSYPLPGATPESAATGR; this is encoded by the coding sequence ATGATCGCGACCCGCGCGCTCTACAACGGTCGAATGCACACCTATCGCCCCCGCCCGCACGAACGGGTCACCGTCGTCACCGTCACGTATGCCGATCGGTGGGACACCGGTCTCTCGGCGACGGTGGCGTCCGTCTTGGCCGACCCGCGAGCCGATCTGGTCGTCGTCTGCAATGGCGCCGGAGAATCGACGCGGCGCCGGTTGCGCGCCCGCGCCGCGGAGGACGCCGGACGGGTCGAGATGATCGAGTTTCCGTCCAATCGCGGCTCGGCACCCGCCTTCGCCGCGGGCCTGTCCGCCGCCTACCGACGCGGGACGGCCGTTCTGCTGCTCGACGACGACAATCCCCTCCCGCGGGGTGCCCTGGCCCGACTGGACGCCGTCGCTTCAGCCACCGCTCGCGGGAGCCGCGTCTGCGCGCTCGCGTGTCTGCGGGCGGTCAATCCGGTGCACGTCGACCTGCGCGACGGCGTGCCGAGCGATGACCTCTTCGCCGAGCTCCGCCCCGGCGCGTTCCTGACGACCGACCTCTTCCGAGATCGCCGCCGCGCACGAGCGAAGAACGACCCGATCACGACCGTCGAAACCGTGGACGGGCCCCATCGGGTCGTCCCCCTTCCCAACGCGATGTGGGGTGGCCTGTTCCTCCCCGCCCCCGTCGCCGCGCTCGGCCTGCTCCCGCCTGCGGATCTCGTGCTGTACGGCGACGACAACGCCTTCTCAGCGCTCATGCGGGCCGCCGGCATACCGATCCTGCTCTGCCTGGACATCGAGATCACCGACACCGTCGACTGGCATCGAAGCTCTCAGCCCGTTCGAGGAGCGATGCGGGTGCCACGTGTTCTGCACACCGCCCCCGAACATCTCTGGCGGATCCGCTACCAGAACCGCAATGCCGCTTACCTCAGCGTCTCCCAGGCCCGTTCGGCGCGAGCGCGCGCACGACTCGCGGCGAACGTCGTCGCACGCACGGGCATGCTCTTCGCCGCTGCGCTGATCGCTCGTCGCCTGCCCGCGTTCTTCGCGGTCGCGGGCGCCTATGCCGAAGGCCTGCGTGGTCGCCTCGGCCCGAGCTATCCCCTGCCGGGCGCGACACCCGAGTCCGCGGCGACGGGGCGCTGA
- a CDS encoding lipopolysaccharide biosynthesis protein, giving the protein MRLLVARIVGFGSLPLLASLAPLLLLGIVTRSCTVQEWAALGIGQAVGSFATAATLFGWQVVGPPAIALAADDAQRRQVYLTSWWVRIVVFATVTPPAAAVAAAVTMPLATPAATVLAAVMCVAASLSGMSMTWYAIGLGRARMITVFEVIPRLCALAVGAGLVWATAEALWYPCAAIVGVAVTQTMFHRRVFGWFAPPWPGRAAVWAAGRRSAPGAGVTMIAGVRSAAPTALAPSIGTAAAVADLSSADRLYRYALFSASALGDALQNWVLESGRRRRQAAALALHLTLGTVGAVGLVLLGPWASGVLFGERLAGSRETFIGFALAFFFVCVGTPLVRNVLVPLGRTRRVVVCDLVGLACGAIVGAPLVAGLQVPGIPMALAVVEGVAVLGYAISVVAARRSVSSD; this is encoded by the coding sequence ATGAGGTTGTTGGTCGCACGCATCGTCGGATTCGGATCGCTTCCCCTGCTGGCCTCCCTTGCGCCGTTGCTCCTTCTCGGAATCGTGACGAGGTCGTGCACGGTCCAGGAATGGGCAGCCCTCGGCATCGGTCAGGCGGTGGGGTCGTTCGCCACCGCCGCCACCCTGTTCGGATGGCAAGTCGTCGGCCCGCCCGCGATCGCGCTGGCCGCCGACGACGCGCAGCGCCGCCAGGTGTACCTGACGAGCTGGTGGGTGCGCATCGTCGTGTTCGCGACCGTGACGCCGCCGGCAGCCGCCGTCGCCGCCGCGGTGACGATGCCGCTCGCGACCCCGGCGGCGACGGTCCTGGCGGCGGTGATGTGCGTCGCGGCATCCCTGTCCGGGATGTCGATGACGTGGTACGCCATCGGCCTCGGCCGCGCTCGTATGATCACGGTCTTCGAGGTGATTCCACGGCTCTGCGCGCTCGCCGTCGGTGCCGGTCTCGTCTGGGCGACCGCCGAAGCCCTGTGGTACCCGTGCGCGGCGATCGTGGGCGTCGCCGTCACGCAGACGATGTTCCACCGCCGCGTGTTCGGGTGGTTCGCTCCGCCCTGGCCGGGCCGGGCCGCGGTGTGGGCGGCCGGTCGTCGAAGCGCCCCCGGTGCCGGGGTCACGATGATCGCGGGCGTGCGTTCCGCCGCGCCCACCGCGCTCGCTCCCTCGATCGGGACGGCAGCTGCCGTCGCTGACCTGTCGTCGGCCGACAGGCTGTACCGCTACGCGCTCTTCAGCGCCTCTGCTCTCGGGGACGCGCTGCAGAACTGGGTGCTCGAGTCAGGCCGCCGCCGTCGGCAAGCCGCTGCCCTTGCGCTGCATCTGACACTGGGGACGGTGGGTGCCGTCGGCCTCGTCCTGCTCGGCCCGTGGGCATCGGGTGTCTTGTTCGGTGAACGTCTCGCCGGGTCGCGGGAGACGTTCATCGGATTCGCTCTGGCGTTCTTCTTCGTGTGCGTCGGCACGCCACTCGTGCGCAACGTCCTGGTGCCGCTCGGGCGGACGCGACGCGTCGTCGTCTGCGACCTCGTCGGGCTCGCCTGTGGTGCCATCGTCGGAGCCCCCCTCGTCGCCGGGCTGCAGGTGCCGGGTATCCCCATGGCACTCGCCGTCGTCGAAGGGGTGGCCGTGCTCGGTTACGCGATCTCCGTCGTGGCTGCGAGACGGTCGGTGTCATCGGACTGA